A single region of the Ornithorhynchus anatinus isolate Pmale09 chromosome 13, mOrnAna1.pri.v4, whole genome shotgun sequence genome encodes:
- the SRP14 gene encoding signal recognition particle 14 kDa protein — translation MVLLESEQFLTELTRLFQKCRSSGSVFITLKKYDGRTKPVPRKGYAEGFEPADNKCLLRATDGKKKISTVVSSKEVNKFQMAYSNLLRANMDGLKKRDKKSKNKKSKATQ, via the exons ATGGTCCTGCTGGAGAGCGAGCAG TTCCTGACGGAGCTGACGAGGCTCTTCCAGAAGTGCCGGTCGTCGGGCAGCGTGTTTATCACCCTGAAGAAGT ATGACGGTCGGACGAAACCCGTTCCCCGGAAGGGCTACGCGGAGGGCTTCGAGCCGGCCGACAACAAGTGTCTGCTGCGAGCGACGGACGGGAAGAAGAAGATCAGCACTGTG GTGAGCTCCAAAGAAGTGAATAAGTTCCAGATG GCCTATTCCAATCTGCTGAGAGCCAACATGGATGGGCTGAAGAAACGGGACAAGAAGAGCAAAAACAAGAAGAGCAAAGCCACCCAGtga